DNA from Nitriliruptor alkaliphilus DSM 45188:
CGCTCGCTTCGCCCCCAACCAGCGCACGGCCCACCACATCCGCGCCCGGACCAGCGAGGGGTTCAACAAGACCTACGGGATCGTCCACCCGCGCGAGCAGTGGGCATCGAACCGCGGCGCGCGCCTCGCCCCGTTCCACCGCCGTACCGAGGCGCTCGGCGCCGTCTACTTCGAGGCCGGCGGCTGGGAGCGGCCCCAGTGGTACGGATCCAACGCGCCCCTGCTGGAGGAGTTCGCCGACCGCATCCCGCAGCGGGAGCACGAGTGGGACGCTCGCTGGTGGTCGCCCATCATCAACGTCGAACACCTCGCCATGCGCGAGCGGGTCGCGATGATCGACCTCACCGCCTTCTCGATCTTCGAGGTGACGGGCCCCGGCGCGGTCGACTACCTCCAGCGCATGACCGTCGCCAACATGGACCGCCCGCCTGGCCGGATCATGTACACGCCCGTCCTCAACCAGCGGGGCGGGTTCCGCAGCGACCTGACCGTCGTGCGTCTGGGCCCTGACCACTTCCGCATCATCACGGGCGGCGCCGACTGGGGTCGCGACCTCAAGTGGTTCCGCGATCACCTCCCCGAGGACGGGTCCGCCCACCTCACCGATGCCACCAACGCCTGGACCACCATCGGCGTGTGGGGGCCCCGTGCCCGCGACCTGGTGTCGTCGGTGACCGAGGACATGTCCGACGAGGCCTTCCCCTTCGGCAGCGCCCAGTGGCGGGAGATCAACGGCGTGCCCGCGCTCCTGGTGCGGATCTCCTACGTCGGCGAACTCGGCTGGGAGATCCACGCCCCCATCGAGCAGGGCGAACGGCTGTGGGACACCCTCTTCGAGGCGGGACAGCCGCTCGGCTGCATCCCGGCCGGCGCCGGCGTGTACGGCACCACCGGCCGGCTGGAGAAGGGCTACCGGCTGATGGGCGCGGAGCTCGAGTCAGAGTTCAACCCCGTCGAAGCCGGCCTCGCGCTGCCCAAGGTGAAGTCCGCTGACTTCATCGGCAAGGAGGCCTACCTCGCCGCCCGGGAGGAGGAGCCCGCCGCGATCCTGTGCACGCTGACGGTCGAGGACCACACCTCCGCGTCGGGCATCCTCCGCTACCCCCAGGGCGGTGAGCCGATCCTGACCCTCGGCGGCGGCCGGATCGTCGACCGCCACGGACGCCCGTCCTACGTCACCACCGCCGGCAGCGGCCCTTCCGTCGGCAAGCACCTGCTGCTGTCCTACCTGCCACCCGAGCTGGCGGTCGAGGGCACCGACCTGCTGGTCGAGTACATGGGCGAGCGGTACCCGGTGAAGGTCGCGGTCGCCGGCCGAACCCCGCTGTTCGACCCCGATGACTCCCGTATGAAGGCGTGACGTCGTGCGGATCCTGGTCTGTGTCAAGCGCGTGCCGGCCCCCGGCGCCAAGATCGTGCTGACCGACGACGGGGGGGCGATCGACGACCGCCACCTCGGCTTCACGGTCAGCCCCCACGAGGAGTGCGCCGTCGAGGAGGCGGTCCGGCTCATCGCCGAGCACGGCGGCTCGTCGACGGTGCTCGCCCTCGGGCCGCCGGCCGCCGAGGAGCAGCTGCGGACGGCGATCTCGATGGGCGTCGACCACGGCGTGTTGCTGCCCACCGAGGAGCCCGACTGGGATCCGCGTGCGACCGCAGCGGCCCTCGCGGAGGCGATCAGGGTCCTCGAGGACGAGGATGGGACCTTCGACCTGGCGCTGTTCGGCAACGAAGCCGCCGACGCCGCCAACTACCAGGTGGGTGTCCGGGTCGCGTACGCGCTCGGGCGTCCGGTCGTGGCCGGGGTCAAGCAGAT
Protein-coding regions in this window:
- a CDS encoding GcvT family protein; translation: MSDLPEDANVVVIGAGIVGNSLVGHLADLGWRDIVLLDKGPLPDPGGSTGHASNFIFPVDHSKEFALLTLDSQRQYEQMGVNTTCGGIEVARTPERMEELRRRMASAKAWGVESELIGPKEVAELVPFINTDIILGGFHTPSVSVVDSLQAGTLMRQRALDAGALTISPWTEVEDIEVDRGRVKAVVTDKGRIRCDYVVIACGVWSPRIAAMAGASIPLTPAVHQMIDVGPIPLLEATRKEIAFPIVRDVDTNMYERQNGGDMEVGSYAHRAILHHPNEIPSIAEAQLSPTQMPFTAEDFDQQMEDALELMPEILDVPGAGIKHAINGLLSLTPDGGPLLGETVEVKGLWSAAAVWIKEGPSVGRAIAEWMTDGQPEYDLHGGDIARFAPNQRTAHHIRARTSEGFNKTYGIVHPREQWASNRGARLAPFHRRTEALGAVYFEAGGWERPQWYGSNAPLLEEFADRIPQREHEWDARWWSPIINVEHLAMRERVAMIDLTAFSIFEVTGPGAVDYLQRMTVANMDRPPGRIMYTPVLNQRGGFRSDLTVVRLGPDHFRIITGGADWGRDLKWFRDHLPEDGSAHLTDATNAWTTIGVWGPRARDLVSSVTEDMSDEAFPFGSAQWREINGVPALLVRISYVGELGWEIHAPIEQGERLWDTLFEAGQPLGCIPAGAGVYGTTGRLEKGYRLMGAELESEFNPVEAGLALPKVKSADFIGKEAYLAAREEEPAAILCTLTVEDHTSASGILRYPQGGEPILTLGGGRIVDRHGRPSYVTTAGSGPSVGKHLLLSYLPPELAVEGTDLLVEYMGERYPVKVAVAGRTPLFDPDDSRMKA
- a CDS encoding electron transfer flavoprotein subunit beta/FixA family protein; this encodes MRILVCVKRVPAPGAKIVLTDDGGAIDDRHLGFTVSPHEECAVEEAVRLIAEHGGSSTVLALGPPAAEEQLRTAISMGVDHGVLLPTEEPDWDPRATAAALAEAIRVLEDEDGTFDLALFGNEAADAANYQVGVRVAYALGRPVVAGVKQIDIGDTVTFHRGVAEGFELCDVSLPAIAAVKEGINLPRYPAMRGRLIAKKAQIRHLEPTRRPGGLTLRRLHHPAQEETETVILGSGAEAAPAVAQLLEKVGVL